In the Desulfobacterales bacterium genome, TACCCACCGATCCGGAAGAAATTACCATCATTAGAAAAGACGGCCAGTCCATCAATGTTGAACTGCGGTCCTACCCGGTTGATCTGGGGGGACGTCCGTTGGTCTTATCCACCGCCAGAGATATTGACATTCATAAACAGACCATCGAGCTCATCAAAAAACGCGAAGAAAAATATCGGAAGAGTTTCGAATCCGCTCCGGCGCCGTTCGTTCTCATAAACGCCGCAACCGCCGAAATTGAAGATGCCAATCATGATGCGCGGGCGCTTATGGGCTACTCCCGGGAAGAGTTGCAGAAAAGCAATTTGCAGGACCTGCTGACCGATCTGGAAAATGCCCCCCTGCACCTGCCGGACTTACTGAATGAAAAGCCAGACGGTCCTAATTTCTTTTTCTGTAGTTTCAAAACAAAGCACAAGGGTATTAAAGAAGGAACATTTCTTTTCAGTAGATTTAAGTCCGATGATCAGAACCTTATTGTCGGAAGAATCAGTACCAAGGATAATGCCGACCGATAATCCAAACCCTTCAGATTTGTTCCGGCCGTTCCGCCTCGGGCGAAACTGTAGGTAATCTTTTTTTAAACAGTGAATTACCATAAAAACTATTAAATTTATAAACATCCCACCATAGTCACGGGACCAATACGATTTTATCGGAAAACCTATACCCAACACCCACTTGCAAGTCCGACTGTCATCTTGAACCTATCCGTGGAGTATAGTTCATGGTCCGACGCAACAGGATCTTTTTAGGACTGCTGGCATTTTTTGCAGTTGCGTTTACGACCGCCCCTTACAGCTTCAGTCAGGATACAACGATATCCTCCGGCTTTAGCGTCATCCTTGTACCGGATACCCAGTATTATACAAAATATTATCCCCAGATTTACCGCCAACAGACCCGCTGGATCGCCGACAACCGCGACAGGCTCAATATCAAATTTGTTATTCACATGGGCGATATCACCCAGGACAACACCACGAGGCAGTGGCAAGTTGCCGATAAGGCCCATCAGATACTCGACCAGGCCGGTATCCCCTTCAGCGTGGTTCCGGGAAATCATGACATGCCAAGCGATGGACTGGGCCGAAAGCGCGACACTTCTCTGTTCAACCGCTATTTCGGTCCTCATCGGTTTGCGGGAAAAACCTGGTATGGCGGGCATTTGGGCCCCGGCAATGAAAACAATTACAGTTTTTTTGACAGCGGCGGTCTGAAATTCATGGTGCTCGGCCTTGAATTTGCGCCAACCCGGGCAGCCCTTGCGTGGGCCAATGACATCGTCCGTAAATTCAAGGATCATCGCGTCATTGTTGTTATGCACTGCTATCTGGCCAAATCGCCCGCAGGCGACACCGGTGCGGGCGGCTATCAAAAAAATTGCGCCGAAAGATATCATCTTGACGGCAGCGGCGGTGATACGGTCTGGAAAAATCTTATCCGTCGGCATCAAAACATATTTATGGTTTTATCCGGCCATGTGCATGATGTTGAACATAAGAAGCGCATCGGTCTATCCGGCAATCCGATCCATGAAATTTTAACCGATTACCAGAGCGAGCATCCGGGGGGAGATATTGAAAAACCCAAAAGCGGAAACGGCTGGCTGAGAAGCCTGTTGTTCTTTCCGGATGAAAACAGGATCGATGTCCGGCCCCATTCGGTTATCGGTGAAAAAGGGTTTTATCTGATTTCGCAATACGATCCCGATCCCCGGCATAACGACCACGCTTTTTCAATTGAATACCGCATGAAAAACCGGACGCCTTAAGACGCTTTATACCCGAACCCTATAATTTACACTCCGTGTAAGGTGTGGCAACCTGTATCAGCAGGGCGGAGATAAACATCAGACCGCCCAGATAGAGAAACACCAGGGTAAAGTTCCCACCGGAGCTATCCAGCAGATAGCCGCTCAGCCAAGGCCCCAGGGCTCCTGAAAAAAAACCAAAGGCGGTAAAAACCAGTCCGAAGATGGATCCGAAGTGCGCCATTCCGAAGCAGTCGCTCACAAACGGGGCGGATACGGCAAACAGGGTTCCAAACGCAAACCCCACGACGGCGGCCAGAACCGCCCAGCCAGCGAGACCATCCACGTGTGGAAACAGAAGATAGGCACAACCTGCCAGGAAAAAAGCGCTGCTCATGACCCGTTTCCGGCCGACCTTGTCCGAAAGAAAACCACTCACCAGGCGACTCGTGCCATTGGTGATATTAAATGCCATCAGCAGGACCACCGCCTCTGCGCCGCCCAGCCCGCGGGCCATGCCGAAAGGTATCGACAAGGGTCACCATTGCAATACCGGCGGCGCCCACAAACGCATTGGTAAACCACAGCAGCCAGAACGAACG is a window encoding:
- a CDS encoding PAS domain S-box protein translates to MTDTLTYEELEYRVRILENEARWRKQAEQALQESEKRFKLLFEYAPDMFFICDESGVLIDANRAAEKLTGYERHEVVGKSLLSLGILPKNQTQKAAELLYKISRKIPTDPEEITIIRKDGQSINVELRSYPVDLGGRPLVLSTARDIDIHKQTIELIKKREEKYRKSFESAPAPFVLINAATAEIEDANHDARALMGYSREELQKSNLQDLLTDLENAPLHLPDLLNEKPDGPNFFFCSFKTKHKGIKEGTFLFSRFKSDDQNLIVGRISTKDNADR
- a CDS encoding metallophosphoesterase, which codes for MVRRNRIFLGLLAFFAVAFTTAPYSFSQDTTISSGFSVILVPDTQYYTKYYPQIYRQQTRWIADNRDRLNIKFVIHMGDITQDNTTRQWQVADKAHQILDQAGIPFSVVPGNHDMPSDGLGRKRDTSLFNRYFGPHRFAGKTWYGGHLGPGNENNYSFFDSGGLKFMVLGLEFAPTRAALAWANDIVRKFKDHRVIVVMHCYLAKSPAGDTGAGGYQKNCAERYHLDGSGGDTVWKNLIRRHQNIFMVLSGHVHDVEHKKRIGLSGNPIHEILTDYQSEHPGGDIEKPKSGNGWLRSLLFFPDENRIDVRPHSVIGEKGFYLISQYDPDPRHNDHAFSIEYRMKNRTP
- a CDS encoding MFS transporter, which produces MARGLGGAEAVVLLMAFNITNGTSRLVSGFLSDKVGRKRVMSSAFFLAGCAYLLFPHVDGLAGWAVLAAVVGFAFGTLFAVSAPFVSDCFGMAHFGSIFGLVFTAFGFFSGALGPWLSGYLLDSSGGNFTLVFLYLGGLMFISALLIQVATPYTECKL